One window of Gammaproteobacteria bacterium genomic DNA carries:
- a CDS encoding DUF2782 domain-containing protein: protein MMSLMAFLTLNALMATQVAATNDTQKPVEPRPKVQQGEVPKPVVTIRQTKEATITEYRINGVLRAIKYVPKNGGKPYYLIDREGNGEFVRFGPDMGPQVQVPQWIVLTW from the coding sequence ATGATGTCGCTCATGGCTTTTTTGACACTCAATGCCCTCATGGCCACCCAGGTTGCCGCCACTAACGACACACAAAAACCTGTCGAACCAAGACCAAAAGTTCAGCAAGGTGAAGTGCCAAAACCCGTTGTGACCATCCGCCAAACCAAAGAGGCCACCATCACTGAATACCGGATCAATGGCGTGCTACGTGCCATCAAATATGTTCCCAAGAATGGTGGTAAGCCCTATTACCTAATCGATCGCGAAGGCAACGGCGAGTTCGTACGCTTCGGCCCCGATATGGGACCACAAGTTCAGGTGCCGCAATGGATTGTGTTGACCTGGTAG
- a CDS encoding GGDEF domain-containing protein: MRRVTAISLSVWLMLAAPWALGIEQVVIQALEPGAPLGDHLQYRWDNVETPSALPGQDDTWALNNRALLFFGYHPNDTLWLRMQLVNRGDREVHRWLLIDYPPIDEITLYVQGQRTNNVMRAGDRFPASEKTLLINTHAFPIQLAPTERATIYLKIRSRNSFLLPIELHTDASLAAKSSSTNWRDAMFYGALLAMCLFNLFASLLLGERAYLFLTGYILSFLLYMATVDGYGQLYLWPLWPEIQQRTLVAMPNFSSFFALLFIHHLIQDRRPLPWFLGSVWLAAMLAIISLILPTYNILLWLYPFAAWFMGSILWGQIYIWRAGTATNQMIAGGWLLVSFGWLLDLLEKLGVGFMIGSGDLGLLVVGSVGTLALTIALVERLKEANQMREAARQQAAMIQQQAMAELEEKVKHRTAELEIANKRLRHLNEQLQQQSSIDSLTGLHNRGAFDEALNNHWKHASRARSPLSLIFFDIDHFKRINDRYGHDVGDECLKLVAHTIAQQVVRETDFVARYGGEEFVALLPHTSARDAEIVAERIRKSVARLTPVFSGAQLSLTISAGVATSIWHDTDESAKRLLKLADLALYKAKRQGRNRVVVADEGLREQLKELFS, translated from the coding sequence ATGAGACGCGTTACGGCAATCAGCCTGTCGGTCTGGCTCATGCTTGCTGCCCCTTGGGCATTAGGCATCGAGCAAGTGGTCATTCAGGCACTCGAGCCGGGCGCCCCCCTTGGCGACCATCTTCAATATCGGTGGGATAATGTCGAAACCCCCTCCGCGCTGCCGGGACAGGATGACACTTGGGCGCTGAACAATCGTGCTTTACTATTTTTTGGCTATCATCCAAACGATACGCTCTGGCTCCGAATGCAATTGGTCAATCGAGGCGACCGTGAGGTCCACCGTTGGCTGCTCATTGATTACCCACCCATTGATGAAATAACACTTTATGTTCAGGGGCAACGGACAAACAATGTCATGCGTGCCGGTGATCGTTTCCCAGCTTCGGAGAAAACGCTACTCATCAACACACATGCCTTCCCCATTCAACTCGCGCCGACAGAAAGGGCGACCATCTATCTTAAAATTCGGTCGCGAAATTCGTTTTTATTGCCAATCGAATTACATACCGATGCCAGCCTTGCCGCGAAATCGTCGTCTACCAATTGGCGCGATGCCATGTTCTATGGCGCGCTGTTAGCCATGTGTCTTTTCAATTTGTTTGCTTCACTGCTTCTCGGCGAGCGCGCCTATCTTTTCCTCACGGGCTACATTCTCTCATTCCTTTTGTATATGGCAACTGTTGATGGTTATGGACAACTCTACCTGTGGCCTCTTTGGCCTGAGATACAACAAAGAACATTGGTTGCCATGCCCAATTTCAGTAGTTTCTTTGCGCTCCTGTTTATCCACCACCTCATTCAAGACAGGCGCCCCCTTCCTTGGTTTCTGGGATCGGTTTGGCTCGCCGCGATGCTTGCCATCATCAGCCTAATCTTGCCGACGTACAACATCCTGCTCTGGCTATATCCTTTTGCGGCTTGGTTCATGGGCTCGATACTCTGGGGTCAAATATATATCTGGCGCGCTGGCACCGCAACCAACCAGATGATCGCGGGTGGCTGGTTATTGGTGAGCTTTGGCTGGTTGCTTGATTTGCTAGAAAAGCTCGGCGTCGGTTTCATGATAGGCTCAGGCGATTTGGGGTTGCTTGTGGTCGGAAGCGTTGGCACATTGGCGCTCACGATCGCCTTGGTTGAGCGACTCAAGGAAGCCAATCAAATGCGCGAAGCGGCGCGGCAACAGGCGGCAATGATACAGCAACAAGCCATGGCCGAGCTTGAGGAGAAAGTCAAGCATCGGACTGCTGAGCTCGAAATTGCCAACAAGCGTCTGCGACACCTCAATGAACAGTTGCAACAACAAAGTTCGATTGACTCGCTGACAGGGCTGCACAATCGTGGTGCATTTGATGAGGCACTGAACAACCACTGGAAACACGCGAGCCGAGCGCGTTCACCTTTGAGCCTGATATTCTTTGATATTGATCACTTCAAGCGGATTAATGACCGTTATGGCCATGATGTCGGCGATGAATGCTTAAAACTTGTGGCACACACCATTGCACAACAAGTCGTGCGCGAAACAGATTTTGTGGCGCGCTATGGGGGAGAAGAATTTGTCGCACTACTGCCACACACCTCCGCCCGAGATGCCGAAATTGTGGCCGAGCGCATCAGGAAATCCGTGGCCCGCCTGACACCAGTATTTTCTGGCGCTCAATTAAGTCTAACCATTTCTGCCGGGGTGGCCACCAGCATTTGGCACGACACAGACGAATCGGCCAAAAGACTATTAAAATTAGCTGACCTGGCGCTTTATAAAGCGAAGCGTCAGGGCCGAAATCGTGTGGTTGTCGCTGATGAAGGGTTAAGAGAGCAACTTAAGGAGCTTTTCTCATGA
- a CDS encoding GGDEF domain-containing protein, producing MYNCPTICRWPSMLACRRSTRWTDETKKESLMTNTRRPETLEQALSECAVLRRCLLKVSFVGSGADRTVERELATLRKLLKDEAAIDDVVAQVEKIADVLRNLEDRVEPIEIDENALLQSFEAHLLGECPEQQKAIKRVFSRYGQRGWVTLLTKLYEVIGPTEQRPSFWQRWFSPRASTEGRAANDIDQSGQCKKIRATLLDLMEQFSVPELLKEMEQELIERIQQLSAPEDAPEILQAFGEFVLELTSMDHVRFQRFLTVLGLRLQQMAELVDANVGIAGQHQVAASRLDAQMRAHVHALQTDLKATSSMVELQNIFEQKFDDIIHSLNQYRSETERLFTEQKQKNDKLRTALEESQAQLKTLREVLKEKQRLAEMDPLTGVGNRYHFDQMLQKEYGRWRRYREPLSLLLIDLDHFKKINDVFGHQAGDETLKTVAQVIRQQLRETDILARYGGEEFVVLMPQTTLVAATKAANKLRQLIRETEIKTSSGDFRVTASFGVAEFEENDTPDDVLARADKALYRAKGKGRDIVCAQLPAEERQSNDEESRPNS from the coding sequence ATGTACAATTGTCCGACCATTTGCCGGTGGCCGTCCATGTTGGCTTGCCGTCGAAGCACACGGTGGACCGACGAAACCAAGAAGGAGTCCCTCATGACGAACACACGTCGGCCGGAAACCCTTGAACAAGCGCTGTCGGAATGTGCGGTGCTGCGCCGCTGTTTGTTGAAAGTCAGCTTTGTTGGCAGTGGAGCAGATCGTACAGTCGAGCGAGAACTCGCCACTTTGCGAAAGCTGCTCAAAGACGAAGCAGCCATTGATGATGTCGTTGCGCAAGTCGAGAAAATTGCCGACGTGTTAAGAAATTTAGAAGATCGGGTCGAGCCCATTGAAATTGATGAAAATGCCCTACTGCAGTCTTTCGAGGCACATTTACTTGGGGAGTGCCCAGAGCAACAAAAAGCCATCAAACGCGTCTTTTCCCGCTATGGACAACGCGGTTGGGTGACGCTGTTAACCAAGCTTTATGAGGTGATTGGCCCCACAGAACAGAGGCCATCCTTTTGGCAGCGATGGTTTTCACCGCGTGCCAGCACGGAAGGGCGAGCAGCGAATGATATCGATCAATCGGGCCAATGTAAGAAGATTCGCGCGACATTGCTCGATTTGATGGAGCAGTTTTCGGTGCCTGAGCTGTTGAAAGAGATGGAGCAGGAACTTATCGAGCGGATCCAACAGCTCTCGGCTCCAGAGGACGCACCGGAGATATTGCAGGCCTTTGGCGAATTTGTGCTGGAACTGACGAGCATGGATCATGTTCGGTTTCAGCGTTTCCTCACGGTACTGGGACTGCGACTACAACAAATGGCCGAGCTGGTTGACGCGAATGTTGGCATCGCGGGACAACATCAAGTTGCCGCCAGTCGTTTAGATGCACAGATGCGTGCGCACGTCCATGCCTTACAAACAGATCTCAAAGCCACCAGTTCCATGGTCGAATTACAAAATATTTTTGAACAAAAATTCGATGACATCATCCATAGTCTCAACCAGTACCGAAGTGAAACAGAACGTTTGTTTACCGAACAAAAACAGAAAAACGATAAACTTCGGACAGCGTTGGAAGAGAGTCAGGCGCAGTTAAAGACGTTGCGTGAAGTGCTCAAAGAAAAACAGCGACTGGCAGAAATGGATCCCTTGACCGGGGTTGGCAACCGCTATCACTTCGATCAGATGCTGCAAAAAGAATACGGTCGCTGGCGACGCTATCGAGAACCACTGTCTTTGCTGCTGATAGACCTCGACCACTTCAAAAAAATCAACGATGTGTTCGGACATCAAGCAGGTGACGAAACACTCAAGACGGTCGCCCAAGTGATTCGACAACAGTTGCGTGAAACGGACATTTTGGCACGTTATGGTGGCGAGGAATTTGTCGTCTTGATGCCGCAAACCACTTTAGTGGCGGCGACGAAAGCGGCCAACAAGTTGCGTCAACTGATTCGCGAAACGGAAATTAAAACCTCTTCGGGAGATTTCCGGGTGACCGCTTCTTTTGGGGTTGCCGAGTTTGAGGAAAATGATACACCGGATGACGTTTTGGCGCGCGCTGATAAGGCATTGTATCGCGCCAAGGGAAAAGGTCGAGATATCGTTTGTGCGCAGTTGCCAGCAGAAGAGCGGCAATCAAACGACGAAGAAAGTCGGCCTAATTCATGA
- the elbB gene encoding isoprenoid biosynthesis protein ElbB: MKKVAVVLSGCGVFDGAEIHESVLTLLHLKKAGADVTFVAPNIPQMHVVNHLTGEVVDGDTRNVLVESARIARGDIMDIADANADEFDACIFPGGFGAAKNLCDFAVKGAECEIQPDVLAFARQFAAQNKPLGFICIAPAMIPKIFGERVKLTIGSDEDTASAIEHMGGLHVTCPVDGFVVDEQHKVVSTPAYMLAGDILEAEAGIAKLVEAVLRLA; the protein is encoded by the coding sequence ATGAAAAAAGTCGCTGTGGTGTTATCTGGCTGTGGGGTGTTTGATGGTGCCGAGATTCACGAATCAGTGCTCACGTTATTGCACTTGAAAAAGGCTGGCGCGGACGTCACATTCGTGGCCCCCAATATCCCACAAATGCACGTCGTCAATCATCTCACTGGCGAAGTGGTCGACGGAGACACGCGCAACGTCCTGGTTGAGTCTGCGCGCATTGCTCGAGGCGATATCATGGATATTGCAGACGCCAACGCCGATGAATTCGACGCGTGTATTTTTCCAGGAGGATTCGGGGCAGCCAAGAATCTGTGTGACTTTGCCGTAAAGGGAGCTGAATGTGAAATTCAGCCCGATGTGCTGGCGTTTGCGCGTCAATTCGCGGCACAAAACAAGCCGCTTGGTTTTATCTGTATCGCGCCGGCGATGATTCCAAAAATATTTGGTGAACGCGTGAAGCTGACCATCGGCTCAGATGAAGACACCGCCAGTGCCATTGAACACATGGGCGGTCTTCATGTCACTTGCCCGGTCGATGGCTTTGTCGTGGATGAACAGCACAAAGTTGTCAGCACACCCGCCTACATGCTGGCAGGTGACATTCTAGAAGCCGAAGCTGGTATTGCTAAACTTGTCGAGGCAGTATTAAGACTGGCCTAG
- a CDS encoding cytochrome c4, whose product MNKIALTLVCFLMVPALQAAGDANAGKQKAASCFACHGADGNSPSGQYPSLAGQNEKYLVKQMKDFKLGVRTNPIMQGMIAPVSEDDFADIAAYFASQTMKKAPVEEKFLKAGEAIYRGGDAERKVPACIACHGPRGEGLASAGYPAIAGQHPEYTIAQLKAFRDGARTNDPNGMMRGATHLMSDKQMEAVAHYLVGLH is encoded by the coding sequence ATGAATAAAATTGCATTGACGTTGGTGTGCTTTCTGATGGTCCCAGCCTTACAGGCGGCGGGTGATGCGAATGCCGGTAAACAAAAAGCCGCTTCTTGCTTTGCCTGTCATGGCGCAGACGGCAACAGTCCGTCTGGGCAGTACCCATCCTTGGCCGGACAAAATGAAAAATATCTTGTCAAGCAAATGAAAGATTTCAAGCTTGGCGTCCGAACGAATCCGATCATGCAAGGCATGATCGCGCCAGTCAGTGAAGATGACTTTGCCGACATCGCCGCTTACTTCGCGAGCCAGACGATGAAAAAAGCGCCGGTGGAGGAAAAGTTCCTTAAGGCTGGTGAAGCGATCTATCGTGGCGGCGATGCTGAGCGGAAAGTGCCAGCGTGTATCGCTTGCCATGGCCCACGTGGGGAAGGTTTGGCAAGTGCAGGTTATCCAGCGATTGCCGGACAACATCCGGAGTACACAATTGCGCAACTTAAGGCATTCCGGGATGGTGCGCGCACCAATGATCCCAATGGGATGATGCGTGGCGCAACACACTTGATGAGTGACAAACAAATGGAAGCGGTAGCACACTATCTTGTTGGACTGCATTAA
- a CDS encoding EEP domain-containing protein, translated as MSFNIQTGIDAQRYRHYLTRSWRHVLPSARRQQNLAAITELIKGFDIVALQEVDAGSLRSGFINQLQYMAEVGQFAYSHQRINRDLGHLARQSIGLLSRYPILNVTSHKLPGRIPGRGAIEATIQISNLAEPLTVIVAHLSLGRRARWHQLEFLARRVIEHPLVCLMGDLNTPREELVLWAKELNLSVAHDSHFLGTYPSWAPQFHIDHILVSGALPIRRTEFIDVQLSDHLPVAVHVGLPSKHTVDRRNQEGVPHDEHTSAGNP; from the coding sequence TTGAGCTTTAATATTCAGACCGGTATTGATGCACAACGCTACCGGCATTATTTGACGCGAAGTTGGCGACATGTCCTGCCATCGGCCCGTCGGCAGCAAAATTTGGCTGCTATCACGGAATTGATTAAAGGTTTTGACATTGTCGCTTTGCAAGAGGTCGATGCGGGAAGTTTACGGAGTGGCTTTATCAATCAATTACAATATATGGCTGAGGTGGGGCAATTTGCATACAGCCATCAGCGCATCAACCGGGATCTTGGGCACTTGGCCCGGCAAAGCATAGGTCTGTTATCGCGATATCCGATACTGAATGTCACGAGTCACAAGTTGCCTGGCCGTATTCCCGGGCGGGGGGCAATCGAAGCGACAATTCAGATCTCTAATTTGGCAGAGCCATTGACAGTGATCGTCGCGCACCTTTCACTAGGCAGACGTGCCCGGTGGCATCAACTTGAGTTTCTGGCGCGACGAGTTATTGAGCATCCGCTCGTCTGTTTGATGGGCGATTTGAACACCCCTCGGGAAGAACTAGTGCTGTGGGCGAAAGAACTGAACCTTTCGGTGGCGCATGACAGCCACTTTTTGGGGACGTATCCAAGCTGGGCGCCTCAGTTTCATATTGATCATATTTTGGTGTCTGGCGCTTTGCCTATACGGCGTACAGAATTTATCGATGTACAATTGTCCGACCATTTGCCGGTGGCCGTCCATGTTGGCTTGCCGTCGAAGCACACGGTGGACCGACGAAACCAAGAAGGAGTCCCTCATGACGAACACACGTCGGCCGGAAACCCTTGA
- a CDS encoding YihA family ribosome biogenesis GTP-binding protein, translating to MNYQQARFLQSAAKLNQLPPDTGIEIAFAGRSNAGKSTALNRLTGQKHLARTSKTPGRTQLINLFELTPGARLVDLPGYGYAQVPLEIKQRWQHTLSMYLQTRKSLKGLVILSDIRHPLKALDQQMLVWAADAQLPVYLALSKADKLKSGARSRALQQARQQVSALCRDAEIVVAPFSGLNGLGLDTLKQWLDDFFDPPMAE from the coding sequence ATGAATTACCAACAAGCGCGATTTCTACAAAGTGCCGCCAAGTTAAATCAACTGCCGCCGGACACCGGCATTGAGATTGCGTTTGCCGGGCGTTCCAATGCCGGTAAGTCAACGGCCCTGAACCGATTAACCGGTCAGAAACATCTGGCTCGTACGAGTAAAACGCCGGGCCGAACGCAACTGATCAATCTGTTTGAACTCACTCCCGGCGCTCGTCTCGTGGACCTGCCCGGCTACGGCTATGCGCAAGTGCCTCTCGAAATTAAGCAACGCTGGCAACACACACTTAGTATGTACTTACAAACTCGGAAGAGCCTGAAGGGCTTGGTCATTTTGTCGGACATCCGGCATCCGTTGAAAGCACTCGATCAACAAATGTTAGTGTGGGCGGCCGATGCTCAGTTGCCCGTTTACCTGGCGCTGTCTAAGGCAGACAAACTCAAGTCGGGGGCGCGGTCACGCGCACTTCAGCAAGCGAGGCAACAAGTATCAGCGTTGTGTCGTGACGCCGAAATTGTGGTCGCTCCTTTCTCAGGGCTCAATGGGCTCGGCCTGGATACATTGAAACAGTGGTTGGATGATTTTTTTGATCCCCCTATGGCCGAATAA
- a CDS encoding CPBP family intramembrane metalloprotease, protein MWVSGGTGMKHIDEKACHRTDGRWRERLVIGLFCAVVVLGYVMPRFSSHWWLIGELPGMWRMYLWWGMAMTVSLWVVHSVNSCWHHWLRPSLLNAGRAFQTALIFALPMWVIGLMGRWSPPDLMVMWRNIVFGPLMEELFFRGFAFGALYFVFGVSFWRAALFSSLLFALGHLYQGEHWLNMSLIVAMTMAGGLWFCWLYARWRVLWLPIFLHMLMNGAWAFFDLGDNALGGLWGNLGRILTIAISIWWTIAFHSKEPERHI, encoded by the coding sequence ATGTGGGTATCGGGAGGAACTGGGATGAAGCACATTGATGAAAAAGCGTGTCATCGGACAGATGGCCGATGGCGGGAGCGACTGGTAATCGGCTTGTTTTGCGCTGTCGTTGTCTTGGGTTATGTGATGCCACGATTTTCTTCACACTGGTGGTTGATAGGTGAGTTGCCTGGCATGTGGCGTATGTATCTCTGGTGGGGGATGGCCATGACAGTCAGCCTCTGGGTCGTGCATTCAGTCAACAGTTGTTGGCATCATTGGTTGCGACCTTCATTGTTGAATGCGGGACGCGCCTTTCAAACCGCGCTGATATTTGCCTTGCCAATGTGGGTGATCGGGCTGATGGGGCGTTGGTCGCCACCGGACTTGATGGTGATGTGGCGGAACATTGTCTTTGGGCCACTGATGGAAGAGCTGTTTTTTAGAGGGTTTGCTTTTGGCGCGTTATATTTTGTCTTTGGCGTGTCTTTTTGGCGTGCTGCCTTGTTCAGCAGCCTGCTTTTTGCGCTGGGGCATCTCTACCAAGGTGAGCATTGGCTGAACATGTCACTAATCGTTGCCATGACGATGGCCGGAGGACTTTGGTTTTGCTGGCTCTATGCACGGTGGCGCGTCTTGTGGTTGCCGATTTTTCTCCATATGCTCATGAATGGTGCTTGGGCATTTTTTGACCTAGGGGACAATGCGTTAGGTGGGCTTTGGGGAAACCTCGGGCGTATCTTGACCATTGCCATTTCTATCTGGTGGACCATTGCCTTTCACAGCAAAGAACCAGAAAGACATATTTAG
- the polA gene encoding DNA polymerase I has product MSASHVKQPIILVDASSYLFRAYHAMSRQNLSAEDGFPTGTIYGVVNMLKSLINEYQPTHLAMVFDDKGKTFRHEQYEEYKANRPPMPDDLRMQIEPLHAIIRAMGVPLIIEPGVEADDVIGTLATRFAKEGHHVLVSTGDKDMAQLVSERIHLLNTMTGERLTPETVPEKFGVRPEQIVDYLALLGDTSDNVPGVPKVGKKTAAKWLQQYGDLDNLTAHADEIKGKVGESLRAHLDQLALSRKLVTIVCDLPLPETLDDLALQPPDNKTLAEYYRRFGFRRWLKEVLQNEEGAETKATTSRVDRTAYLCIQDEAELQTWCDSASKNGWLVLDTETTSQNPMVAKLVGIAIATAPGKAAYIPMRHVTTDTQLPTEVVWGHLRPLLEDPSVIKIGQNLKYDLEVLAREGINVNGIIEDTMLESYVLDPATGRHDLGSLSLRHLNHACLSFEDVAGKGKQQTTFDHVDLKLATEYAAEDADVTLRLHELFKQKLAETEALAHVYESIERPLIRVLADMEQNGVLVDANMLKQQSQEIAERLKALEEAAYALAGEKFNLASPKQLQSILFEKLGLPVKKKTPKGQPSTAEEVLAELALDYPLPKLILEHRSLAKLKNTYLDKLPTQILPETGRVHTSYHQAVTSTGRLSSSDPNLQNIPVRTEEGRRIRQAFIAPEGHCLIAADYSQIELRIMAHLSGDEGLQRAFEQGLDIHAATASEVFGVPLMSVTPEQRRRAKAINFGLIYGMSAFGLAKQLGIERDEAQHYIHTYFARYPGVEAYMNRIRQTAAEKGYVETLFGRRLPLPDIHSKNGRLRQAAERAAINAPMQGTAADIIKRAMIDIHGWLKAAQLPVKMLMQVHDELVFEVPERLAKEVANEVRTRMSGAAALCVPLVVDVGIGRNWDEAH; this is encoded by the coding sequence ATGTCAGCCAGCCACGTTAAACAACCGATTATTCTCGTCGATGCCAGTAGCTATTTGTTTCGTGCCTACCACGCGATGTCGCGCCAGAATTTGAGTGCTGAGGATGGCTTTCCGACGGGCACCATATACGGTGTCGTCAATATGCTCAAAAGCCTAATCAATGAATATCAACCGACTCATTTGGCGATGGTTTTTGATGACAAGGGAAAAACATTTCGGCACGAACAATACGAAGAATACAAGGCCAACCGGCCGCCGATGCCTGACGATTTGCGTATGCAGATTGAACCACTGCATGCCATCATTCGTGCGATGGGGGTCCCGCTTATCATCGAACCTGGGGTTGAGGCGGATGATGTCATTGGCACTTTGGCCACCCGTTTCGCCAAGGAAGGTCATCATGTGCTTGTCTCGACTGGCGATAAGGACATGGCACAGTTAGTGAGTGAGCGCATACATTTACTAAATACCATGACTGGCGAGCGCTTGACACCGGAAACTGTGCCGGAAAAATTTGGGGTTCGGCCGGAACAAATTGTCGACTATCTGGCCTTGCTCGGCGACACTTCCGACAATGTTCCCGGTGTGCCGAAGGTTGGCAAAAAAACAGCGGCCAAGTGGCTGCAGCAATATGGCGATCTGGACAACCTGACAGCGCATGCAGATGAGATCAAGGGCAAGGTAGGGGAATCCCTGCGGGCTCATTTAGACCAGTTGGCATTGAGTCGGAAACTGGTCACCATTGTGTGTGATCTGCCATTACCAGAAACGTTAGATGACTTGGCGTTGCAGCCACCGGATAACAAAACCTTGGCCGAATATTATCGTCGCTTTGGTTTCCGGCGATGGCTCAAAGAAGTCTTGCAAAACGAGGAAGGCGCGGAGACCAAAGCCACCACATCGCGTGTGGATAGGACGGCGTATTTGTGCATTCAGGATGAAGCCGAATTGCAGACGTGGTGTGATAGCGCATCGAAGAACGGCTGGCTGGTGCTCGACACGGAAACGACGAGTCAAAACCCGATGGTGGCCAAGTTGGTCGGAATTGCCATAGCCACTGCGCCGGGAAAGGCTGCTTATATCCCAATGCGCCATGTGACGACAGATACGCAACTGCCGACCGAAGTGGTGTGGGGGCATTTACGGCCGCTCCTTGAAGATCCTAGCGTGATTAAAATTGGCCAGAATCTGAAGTACGACCTTGAGGTTTTGGCAAGGGAGGGGATTAACGTTAACGGGATCATAGAAGACACAATGTTGGAGTCCTATGTCCTAGATCCTGCCACTGGTCGCCACGATTTAGGCTCGCTGAGTCTGCGCCATCTTAATCATGCCTGCTTGTCATTTGAGGATGTGGCCGGAAAGGGGAAGCAGCAGACAACCTTCGACCACGTCGATTTGAAGCTCGCGACTGAATATGCTGCGGAGGATGCAGACGTCACGCTACGGCTACATGAGTTGTTCAAACAAAAACTGGCGGAAACGGAAGCATTAGCGCATGTGTATGAAAGCATCGAGCGCCCCTTGATCCGCGTGCTTGCAGATATGGAACAAAACGGTGTGCTCGTTGATGCCAATATGCTCAAACAACAAAGTCAGGAAATTGCCGAGCGACTTAAAGCATTGGAGGAAGCGGCCTATGCCCTCGCTGGCGAAAAGTTTAACCTTGCCTCGCCGAAACAATTGCAGTCGATTCTTTTTGAAAAACTTGGGCTGCCAGTCAAGAAAAAAACTCCAAAAGGACAACCCTCTACGGCTGAAGAAGTGCTTGCCGAACTGGCGCTGGATTATCCTTTGCCCAAACTCATACTTGAGCATCGTTCGTTGGCCAAGCTGAAAAACACTTACTTAGACAAGCTGCCAACCCAAATTTTGCCGGAAACAGGTCGAGTGCATACTTCGTATCATCAAGCGGTCACCAGCACTGGCCGATTGTCGTCATCCGATCCAAACTTACAAAACATTCCAGTGCGAACGGAGGAAGGTAGGCGTATCCGACAGGCTTTTATTGCGCCAGAAGGACACTGCTTGATCGCAGCGGATTATTCACAAATCGAATTGCGCATCATGGCGCATCTATCTGGCGATGAGGGGCTGCAGCGGGCGTTTGAACAAGGCTTGGATATTCATGCCGCCACTGCATCCGAAGTTTTTGGTGTGCCGCTGATGAGTGTCACACCAGAGCAGCGCCGTCGGGCCAAGGCCATTAATTTTGGCCTCATCTATGGCATGTCAGCGTTTGGTCTTGCGAAGCAGCTTGGCATTGAACGCGATGAAGCTCAGCATTATATCCACACTTATTTTGCTCGCTATCCAGGAGTGGAAGCCTATATGAACCGAATTCGCCAAACGGCCGCCGAAAAAGGCTACGTCGAGACCTTGTTCGGACGTCGTTTACCTTTGCCGGACATTCATTCGAAAAATGGTCGATTACGACAGGCGGCAGAACGTGCAGCCATCAATGCGCCCATGCAAGGCACGGCGGCTGATATTATCAAGCGGGCAATGATCGACATTCATGGTTGGCTAAAGGCCGCACAATTGCCAGTCAAAATGTTGATGCAGGTGCACGATGAGCTGGTGTTCGAAGTGCCCGAGCGTTTGGCCAAAGAGGTCGCAAATGAAGTGCGCACCCGCATGAGCGGGGCAGCGGCGTTGTGCGTGCCTCTGGTGGTGGATGTGGGTATCGGGAGGAACTGGGATGAAGCACATTGA